GCAGATGAACCAGGCGATGACCGCCATGCCCACGATCCCGATGATCACGCGCACGGGGCGTGCGGAGCTGTGCTTGCGGTCTTCGACCTCCGTGGGGGCCGGGCCCTCCGGCCCCGGGCGGGTCTGTGTCGCGGTGGTCACGCCGGCCACCCGTTCTCGATCTCGTCGCAGACCTGCTGGGAGGTCTTCGCGCCCTGCAGCCACTCGACCATGCCCTTCCAGAAGGAGCCGGCGCCGACGGCGGTCGGCATCAGGTCGGAGCCGTCGTAGCGGAAGGCCGCCGCCTCCGAGGCGATCTCCGCGATCTGCCGGGTGATCTCCGAGGAGTACAGCGACTGGTCGAAGGTGCGGTGGGGGCTGAGCCAGCCGCCCGCCTCCGCCCACTCGCCGCCGAACTGGTCGGAGGTCAGGAACTCCATGACCTTCACCGTGTCGTCGTTGAGGGTGAACAGGGTGGCGAGGTCACCGCCGCCCAGGATCGGCTGACCGTCGAAGCCGCCCTCCCAGGTGGGCATGGCGTACACCCCGACCTCCGCGTCCATGTTCGCCTGGATGTCCTCGGGGAAGAAGCCGGTGACGAAGTTGCCCTGGCGCACGAGCATCGCGCGCGGCGGGTCCTCGAACAGCGGCAGCGGCGCCTCGGAGAAGGGCGTGGAGATGATCGCGTCGGTGCCGCCGAGCACGTTGCCCTCACCCTTCAGCAGGTCACCGACGAGATCGAAGACCTCCACGACCTCGGGAGCGTTGAAGGGGATGCGGTGCTTGACCCAGTCGTCGTAGAGCACGGGACCGTGGACACGGAGCATGAACTCCTCGATCCAGTCGGTGCCCACCCAGCCGGTCGCCTGATCGGCGCCCCAGCCGTCGGACCACGGCGCGATGCCGTCGGCCTTGATCTGATCGGTGATCTCGTAGAGCTCCTGCATCGTGGCGGGCTTGTCACCGTATCCGCCCTCCTCGTACGCCTTCTTGGGGAACCAGATCAGCGACTTGCAGGCCATGCGCATCGGAGCGCCGAAGACGCGCCCCTCCAGGCGCGCCGAGTCCAGGAATCCGGGGATCAGCGTCGAGTTCAGCTGGTCGTAGTCCAGGAACACGTCGATCGGGGTGATCAGACCCTCCCCGGCGAGGTCGAACATGCCGCCGGGCTGCGGGAACAGGGCGATGTCGGGGGCGTCGCCGGCGCCGGCCCGCTGCCGGATGGTGTTCGTGAAGTCCGAGTCCGGGGTGTACTGGATGGTGATGCCGGATTCGGACTGGAAGTCCTCGAGGGAGGCCAGGAAGGCGTCCATCTCCTGGCCGCCGAAGGCGCCCAGGATGGTGACCGTGCCCGTGCCCGGGGTGTCGCCGGGGGTATACCGCTCGACCGTGCCGCCGCCTGCGCTGTCGGCCGGGTCGGGATTCTGCAGGCATCCGGTCATCCCCAGCGCCGCGGTGGCCGCGGCCCCGGACATGACCATGCGCCGACTGGGACGTCGAGCCATGATCACTCCTTTGTGAGTCGACGATGTACGTCATCTCACACTGTAGGCCGATGGCACAGGCCATGGCGATATTCCGCGAGCCGGAGTGCGGACGATGCCGCGATGTGACCGAATGTGCTCAGATATGACCGTTTCGGTAGGGTTCGTCCCTGAATCGCGCACGATCAGATGAGCGGCACGGCCATGCCGAGCGGTGCGACGGCGCTCGCCGCAGGTCAGCCGCCGTAGCGGATCTCGACCCGGCGGTTCGCGGCTCGGCCCTCGGGGTTGTCCTCGCCGCCCACCTCGTTGGATTCGACCGGATCCGATTCGCCGAATCCCTCTGCTTGCAGGCTGAGATCGGGCCGTACCTGTGAGATGAGGTCGGCCACTGCGTCGGCACGCTCCTCGGAGAGTGCCAGGTTGGCTTCGCTGCTGCCGATGCTGTCGGTGTGGCCGTGGACCTGCACCGTCATGCCCTCGGGCACGTCCTCCAACAGCTCGGCGATCCTGTCCTTCGCGGACGGAGGCGGCTCGGCGCTGCCGAAGGCGAACAGGATGTCCGTGTTCAGGCTGATGACAGTCGTGTCACCCTCCATCGTCTCGGTCTCCAGGGGCGTGGGCCCACTGACCTGGTAGCGGGTCACCGGGAAGTCGTCGAATCGCGTCACGGCCGCCGAGACCTCGCCCGGCGTCACCTGCTCGATCGCCTCGTCGACGGTCATCGCCCCCGCGACGGGAGCGGCGGTGATCAGCGTGAGACCGAGGAGGACTGCGCCTGGCAGGATCGTGCGCCTCACGGCACCGGCACTTCGACGTAGCGGGGGGAGTTGCTCGAGAAGTACAGGTTGACGCTCTTCGTCGCCGTGTCCGGCGCGGGGAACGCCGCGAAGACGTAGGACGGCTCCCCGTCCGTCAGGTGCACGGCGGCGTAGTCGGAGGTCAGGGGGTCCGGCTCGCCCCAGACGACGTCATACCTGACGAGGTTGTCCAGGTCGATCATGTAGGGCATCCAGTATTGGCTCGAGGCCCTGATGTCATAGAAGGTCAGTCCGGTCGCGTCCGGGCGGGACAGCGTCGGCGTGATGGCCCACCGCGCGATGAGCACTTCGCCACGCTCCTCGAACCCGAGGAAGTCGACCTGCAGGCTCTTGACCTCGTCGTTGAGGGCACCATCGTCGATCGTCATCGAGACGATCGGCTCGGGCGGGTCGGCCGGGTCGATCCCGGCCTCCAGCGCCCCGTCGGGTCCTGCTGCCTCGCCGGATCCCCCCGAAGCGGCCTCGGAGGACGCGTCGGCCGAGGCCGAGGCGGAGCTCTCCTGAACACCTTCGGACGGGGCCTCGGCCGGTGGCCCGCCGTCCGATCCCGAGCAGCCGGACAGCAGCAGTGCGGTGGCCGCAGCGGCGACCATCGGGCGCTTCAGGCCATGCGAGATCTTCATCGGGCTCCCCCGGGGTCGATGTGTTCCGACCCTACCAATTCCGTCGAGCCTCGCCGTGCGGCACTTCGCCCCGACCGACCTATTTCTTCGCCGTCGTGGTCTTCTTCGCGGTCGTCGTCTTCTTCTTCCCGGGAGCGCGCTTGGCGGGGGCCTTCTTCGTGGCCGGCCCCTTCGCGCGCTTCTCCGCGAGCTTCTCGACCGCAATGGTCTCGGAGATCTCCTCGACCTTCTCCGTCGCACGCAGCGAGACGTTGGTGGTGCCGTCGGTGATGTACGGACCGAAGCGGCCGTCCTTGATCACGATCGGCTTCTCGCTGGTGGGATCCGTGCCGAGCTCCTTCAGCGGCGGCTTGGCGGCGGCCCGGCCCCGGGTCTTGGGCTGGGCGTAGATCTTCTCCGCCTCCTCCATGGTGATCGAGAAGATCTGCTCCTCGGTCTCCAGGGAGCGCGAGTCGGTGCCCTTCTTCAGGTACGGACCGTAGCGGCCGTTCTGGGCGGTGATCTCGGTGCCGTCCTCGGTGGTGCCGACCACGCGCGGCAGGCTCAGCAGCTTCAGCGCGTCCTCGAGGGAGACGGTGGCCAGGTCCATCGACTTCAGCAGCGAGCCCGTGCGGGGCTTCGGCTGCTTCGACTTGGGGACCTTCTTGCCACCGGTCTCCTCGGGAGCGGGCAGGATCTCGGTGACGTAGGGGCCGTAGCGGCCGTCCTTGGCGACGATCTCGTGCCCGGAGTCGGGATCGGTGCCCAGCACCCGGCCGTCGTCCTTGGCCCGCTCGAGCATCTCCTTCGCCTTCTCGACGGTCAGCTCATCGGGCGCGACCTCGTCGGAGACGTTCGCGCGACGCGGATCGGCGCCCTCGACCGGGGTGCCGTCCTCGTTGCGGGCGACCAGCTCGACGTAGGCGCCGTAGCGGCCCACCCGCAGGGTGATGCCCTCCCCGATCTCGATCGAGTTGATCGCCCGGGCATCGATCTCGCCGAGGTCGTCGACCATGGGCTTCAGCCCGATGGGGCCGTCGGTGCCGTCGGAGAGGTAGAAGTTCTTCAGGTACTCCGCACGCGAGAGATCGCCCTGGGCCATGCGGTCCAGCTGCTGCTCCATCTGCGCCGTGAAGTCGTAGTCGATGAACGGCCCGAAGTGCTCCTCGAGCAGGCGCACCACCGCGAAGGCGGTCCAGCTGGGCACCAGCGCGGTGCCGCGTCGCAGCACGTAGCCGCGATCCTGCACGGTCGCGACCGTGGAGGCGTAGGTGGAGGGGCGGCCGATGCCGCGGTCCTCCAGCGCCCGCACCAGCGAGGCCTCCGTGAAGCGCGGGGGCGGGGTGGTGGAGTGGCCGTCCGGGGCCAGCTCGCGGGTCTCGAGCGTCTGGCCCTCCTCCATCTGCGGCAGGCGCTTGTCGGAGCCCTTGTCGTCGTCGTCCTTGTAGCGGGCGGCGTCCCGACCCTCCTCGTACGCGGCGAGGAAGCCGCGGAAGGTGATCACGGTGCCGGCGGCGCGGAAGGTCGCGGCGCGTCCGGCGGCCTCCAGCAGCAGCTCGACGGTGGAGGTGGTGCCCTTGGCGTCGGCCATCTGGGAGGCGATGGTGCGCTTCCAGATCAGCTCGTAGAGGCGGAACTCGTCGCCCGCGAGCTGGCCGGCCACCTCGGCGGGGGTGCGGAAGTGGTCGCCCGCGGGGCGGATCGCCTCGTGCGCCTCCTGCGCTGCCTGTGACTTGTTCTGGTAGTACCGGGGCTTGTCCGGCACGTACTGGCTGCCGTAGAGCTCGGCGGCCTGGGCCCGGGAGGCACGGATCGCCTCACCGGAGAGCGTGACCGAGTCGGTGCGCATGTACGTGATGAAGCCGTTCTCGTACAGCGACTGGGCCACCCGCATCGCCTGGCGGGCGCCGAGGCGCAGCTTGCGCGAGGCCTCCTGCTGCAGCGAGGAGGTGGTGAACGGTGCCGCGGGACGCCGGGTGTACGGCTTGGAGTCGAGCGAGGTCACCGTCGCGGGGGCCTCGCCGAGCACCTGCACCAGGGTCTGGGCGGACTCCTCGGTGAGGATGGTGGCGCTGCTCGAGCGCGGCTTCAGGGTGCCGTCGTCGGCGAAGTCCGAGCCGCTCGCGACCCGGGCGCCGTCGACCGTGGCGATCTTGGCGGTGAAGGCGGTGGCCTCGGCCCCGCCCTCGGCGGCGAAGCTGCCGGTGATGTCCCAGTAGTCGGCGGCGACGAAGGCCATCCGCTCGCGTTCGCGCTCGACCACCAGGCGGGTGGCGACGGACTGCACGCGACCGGCCGACAGCGAGGGCTTGATCTTGCGCCACAGCACCGGGGAGAGCTCGAAGCCCACCAGGCGGTCCAGGATGCGGCGGGTCTCCTGCGCATCGACCAGGCTCGCGTCGATGTCGCGGGTGTTCTCCAGCGCCGCCCGGATCGCGTCCTCGGTGATCTCGTGGAACACCATGCGCTTGACCGGCAGGGACTTCTTGGGCTTGAGGGTCTCCAGCAGGTGCCAGGCGATGGCCTCGCCCTCGCGGTCCTCATCGGTGGCGAGGTAGAGGGTGTCGGCGTCCTTGAGGGCCTTCTTCAGCTCCGCGACGGTCTTCTTCTTGTCGGGACTGACGATGTAGTAGGGGTCGAAGCCGTTCTCGACGTCGACGCCGAACTTGCCGTACGGCCCCTTCTTCATCTCGGCAGGCAGGTCACGAGGCACCGGGATGTCGCGGATGTGGCCCACCGACGCCTTGACGTCGTACTCGTCCCCGAGATACCGGCCGATGGTCCGCGCCTTCGCCGGGGACTCGACGATCACCAGATGTCGTCCGCCTGTCACGTTGCTGTGTCCTTCCTCGCCGCGTCGTCTCGCGGCCCGTCTGCCGTGGCCGAATGCCGTGGCCCGGGATGAACCGGACGCGTCAGGGCGCTCGGCGAGTGTTCACGGTACACGGTCCGCCGAGCGTGTCCGGTGTGACGTCGGCACGCGCAGCAGGAGCGTCAGCGCCAGCCAGGAGGCGGTGCCCCCGCCGATCAGGGCGGCGGTGACGAGGAAGGCGGGCAGCTGCTGGGCGGGGTCGTGGAGGTCCAGCGGGCGTGGCAGGGTCAGCAGCCCGAACCCTCCCCAGGCGAGCCCGGCCACGCCGACGAGGCCGAGCAGGGTGGCCACCACCCGTTCGACGGGGTGGGAGCGGGGCGGGGACAGCGGATCGGGCGTCCGGGCGCCGCGCCGCCGACGTCCGCGACCGGGATGGGCCGCGGCCCGGACGCGCCGGCGCCTGGTGTCCAGTCCGTCCAGGGCGAGGGTCAGGAAGGTCCAGGCGGCGACGACCGTGATCGCGCCGATCACGTCACTGGGCCGGTGCCAGCCGACCACCAGCGTGCCGATGCCGGCGGCGGTGGTCCACACCACCCCCAGCGGGGCGAGCACCACCCGGGCCCGGCCCCCGGCCAGCACCAGCGCGATCATCGCGGTCGCGGCGAGCGTGGTGTGCCCGGAGGGGAAGGAGTTGGGGGTGACCTCGATCCCCGGCCCCAGCACCTCCCGGGTGAGCAGCACGCGTTTGATCAGCTGGGTGGTGAGGTTGGCGCCGAGCACCAGCGTCCCGATCGGCAGCAGCAGTCCCGGGCGGCGACGCAGCAGCACCAGCAGCACTGCGAGCACGAGCAGCGCGCCGATCACGGGGAGGCTCACGGTCCCCACCGCGATCTCGGCGTAGTGGGACAGCCGCCCGTCATGGCCCTTCGCACCGGAGGAGACCAGCTGGTCCAGGCGCTGTCCGCTCGCGGTGCCGACGGCCGTGCGGGCCAGGGCCACGACCGCGAGCACGCTCACCGCCGCGGCGAGCAGGGACAGCAGCGGGCGGCCGAACCCGCCGCTGCGGGTGGTGGGAGCGGCGTTCACAGCGTCACCATCCCGGTGCGGATCAGCTCGCGCACAGCCGCCAGGACCCGCTCGAGGGTCTCCTCCTCCGCCTCGGTGAGGGCGCACACGGCGCCGACCACCTGGGCGAGGGTGAGGGTGCCGTCCAGTGCGCCGACGGTGGCCGCCAGCTGCTGATCGACGCGCACGCTCCGTGCGAAGCCGGCACCCTGGACCAGCTCGATCAGCATCGGGTCCCACTGGCCGGGGGTGAGATGGCGGCGCTCGACCACGTCCGCGGCCCGCACCGGGCGGGCCGCGGCCAGGGCGGCGTCGTCCAGGGTCGCGAGCGTCCCCATCGCGCGCAGGGACGCGGCGAGATGCTCGGCGAGGGTGCCGCTGCCGGTGCCGGGCGCCTGCTCGGTGCGCAGCACCCCGGGGCGCGGTGCCGCCGCGACGGGCCGGCGCAGCAGCAGGTACCCGAAGCCGAGCTGCTCCACCCCGCGGCGGTCGAAGTCGTCGAGCCAGGCCCCGACCAGGGGAGCCCAGTCCGGATCGCGGGTGGTGATCCCGCCGTCGCGCACCCAGGTCTCCGCGTACTGCGCCGGGTCCTCCTGCTCGCGCTGCAGCACCCAGGCATCCACCCCCTCGGCCGCGGCGTCCTGCAGCCAGGCGCGGGGGTGGGCGTCCCACTCGGCGGGGTCGGTGATCTCCCAGTTCCCGAGCATCACCGCGCTGCCGCCGGGGGAGAGGTGAGCGGGCAGAGCGCGGACCAGCTCGGCCAGCAGCGTGTCGCCGGCGCGGCGGCCGTCGCGGTAGGTCCAGGTGGTCGCCTCCGCGGCCGGGTCGCGGGGGGTGATGACGAACGGGGGATTGGAGACGATCAGGTCGAAGTCCTCCCCGGCCACCGGGTCGAGCAGCGAGCCCTGCCGCAGCTCGATCTCGATGCCGTTCAGCGCCGCGTTGAAGGCGGCGACGGCGAGGGCGCGCTCGGAGAGGTCGGTGGCGACCACGTGCTCGGCGTGGCGGGAGGCGTGCAGCGCCTGGATCCCGCCGCCGCAGCCCAGGTCCAGCACCCTGGCGACGTGGGCGCGCGGGGTGATCCGGGCCAGGGTGAGGGAGGCGCCGCCCACCCCGAGCACGTGCTCGGGTCCCAGCGGCCTGCCGGTCGCGAGCTCCGAGAGGTCCGAGGCGATCCACCAGTCGATCTGCCCGGCGTCGTCGCTCGCCGAGTACGGCGCGAGCTCCAGCAGCGCCCGCACCGCGCCGTCGGCGTCCGTCGTGGGGGCGAGCTCCACCAGCCCCAGCCGCATCGCGCCGTCGAGGCCGAGCGCGGGCAGAGCGGCCTCGACCTGGGCGCGCGGCACCACCGCCCCGAGGGTGAACAGGCGCAGCAGCAGGGCCGCCGGCTCGTCCCGTGCCGCCAGCACGCGATCGGCGGGCACCGGGTTCGCCCTCTGCAGCGCGTCGGCGGCGACCGGTCCGAGCAGCTGCTCGATCGTCGCGGACAGATAGGAGGCCGCCGCGAGGTCCGCGCGCAGAGCGTCGATCTGCTCGGGCAGCATCCGTGGGGGCCCGGTCGGGCTGTCGGTGGACATGGCTACGATTGTGCCCCAGCCGGCTGGGCCGATATCGGTGTCCAGGTGGAGGAGATGCGCAGGCCCTGTGGGCGGGGCAGGGAGGCGGGAGAGGATGCGAGCAGGCCGGGCACCAGAGCTCCTCGCCGATCTCACCGCACCGCTGACCCGTCGCACCTGCCTGACCCATATCGAGCAGCGGCCCGCCCGGGCCGGCCGTCGCGGCAGCTTCCCGGACTGGACGGATCCGCGCCTGGTGACGCATCTCGCGCAGCGGGGCATCACCGCCCCCTGGATCCATCAGGAGCAGGCGGCGCAGCTCGCCCATGGAGGGCGGGACGTGGTGCTCGCCACGGCCACCGCCTCCGGGAAGTCCCTGGCCTACCTGCTGCCCGTGCTCACCGCGATCGGTGCGCGGGAGCACGATCCCCAGGCGCGCCGGGCGACCGCGCTGTACCTGTCGCCGACCAAGGCGCTGGCCGCGGACCAGCTGACCAACATCACCACGATGGCCGACGGCGCCGGGATCCGCGATGCCCGCATCGCGGTCTATGACGGGGACACCCCCACGGAGCAGCGTCGCTGGGTGCGCCGCCACGGCACCGTGGTGCTCACCAATCCCGACATGCTCCACTTCGGGATCCTGCCCGGTCATGAGCAGTGGGCCCACTTCTTCCGCGCCCTGCGCTATGTGGTGATCGACGAGTGCCACAGCTACCGGGGCGTGTTCGGCAGCCACGTCTCGATGGTGATCCGTCGCCTGCGACGGATCGCGGCGCACTACCGCGCCGAGCCCACCTTCATCCTCGCCTCCGCCACCACCGCGAACCCGGAGCTCTCGGCCTCGCGGCTGATCGGGCGGGACGTCGAGGCGGTCACCGAGGACGGCTCCCCGCGCGCCGGGCTCACC
The window above is part of the Brachybacterium vulturis genome. Proteins encoded here:
- a CDS encoding ABC transporter substrate-binding protein, whose product is MARRPSRRMVMSGAAATAALGMTGCLQNPDPADSAGGGTVERYTPGDTPGTGTVTILGAFGGQEMDAFLASLEDFQSESGITIQYTPDSDFTNTIRQRAGAGDAPDIALFPQPGGMFDLAGEGLITPIDVFLDYDQLNSTLIPGFLDSARLEGRVFGAPMRMACKSLIWFPKKAYEEGGYGDKPATMQELYEITDQIKADGIAPWSDGWGADQATGWVGTDWIEEFMLRVHGPVLYDDWVKHRIPFNAPEVVEVFDLVGDLLKGEGNVLGGTDAIISTPFSEAPLPLFEDPPRAMLVRQGNFVTGFFPEDIQANMDAEVGVYAMPTWEGGFDGQPILGGGDLATLFTLNDDTVKVMEFLTSDQFGGEWAEAGGWLSPHRTFDQSLYSSEITRQIAEIASEAAAFRYDGSDLMPTAVGAGSFWKGMVEWLQGAKTSQQVCDEIENGWPA
- a CDS encoding OmpA family protein, which translates into the protein MRRTILPGAVLLGLTLITAAPVAGAMTVDEAIEQVTPGEVSAAVTRFDDFPVTRYQVSGPTPLETETMEGDTTVISLNTDILFAFGSAEPPPSAKDRIAELLEDVPEGMTVQVHGHTDSIGSSEANLALSEERADAVADLISQVRPDLSLQAEGFGESDPVESNEVGGEDNPEGRAANRRVEIRYGG
- the topA gene encoding type I DNA topoisomerase, which codes for MTGGRHLVIVESPAKARTIGRYLGDEYDVKASVGHIRDIPVPRDLPAEMKKGPYGKFGVDVENGFDPYYIVSPDKKKTVAELKKALKDADTLYLATDEDREGEAIAWHLLETLKPKKSLPVKRMVFHEITEDAIRAALENTRDIDASLVDAQETRRILDRLVGFELSPVLWRKIKPSLSAGRVQSVATRLVVERERERMAFVAADYWDITGSFAAEGGAEATAFTAKIATVDGARVASGSDFADDGTLKPRSSSATILTEESAQTLVQVLGEAPATVTSLDSKPYTRRPAAPFTTSSLQQEASRKLRLGARQAMRVAQSLYENGFITYMRTDSVTLSGEAIRASRAQAAELYGSQYVPDKPRYYQNKSQAAQEAHEAIRPAGDHFRTPAEVAGQLAGDEFRLYELIWKRTIASQMADAKGTTSTVELLLEAAGRAATFRAAGTVITFRGFLAAYEEGRDAARYKDDDDKGSDKRLPQMEEGQTLETRELAPDGHSTTPPPRFTEASLVRALEDRGIGRPSTYASTVATVQDRGYVLRRGTALVPSWTAFAVVRLLEEHFGPFIDYDFTAQMEQQLDRMAQGDLSRAEYLKNFYLSDGTDGPIGLKPMVDDLGEIDARAINSIEIGEGITLRVGRYGAYVELVARNEDGTPVEGADPRRANVSDEVAPDELTVEKAKEMLERAKDDGRVLGTDPDSGHEIVAKDGRYGPYVTEILPAPEETGGKKVPKSKQPKPRTGSLLKSMDLATVSLEDALKLLSLPRVVGTTEDGTEITAQNGRYGPYLKKGTDSRSLETEEQIFSITMEEAEKIYAQPKTRGRAAAKPPLKELGTDPTSEKPIVIKDGRFGPYITDGTTNVSLRATEKVEEISETIAVEKLAEKRAKGPATKKAPAKRAPGKKKTTTAKKTTTAKK
- a CDS encoding phosphatase PAP2 family protein; translated protein: MNAAPTTRSGGFGRPLLSLLAAAVSVLAVVALARTAVGTASGQRLDQLVSSGAKGHDGRLSHYAEIAVGTVSLPVIGALLVLAVLLVLLRRRPGLLLPIGTLVLGANLTTQLIKRVLLTREVLGPGIEVTPNSFPSGHTTLAATAMIALVLAGGRARVVLAPLGVVWTTAAGIGTLVVGWHRPSDVIGAITVVAAWTFLTLALDGLDTRRRRVRAAAHPGRGRRRRGARTPDPLSPPRSHPVERVVATLLGLVGVAGLAWGGFGLLTLPRPLDLHDPAQQLPAFLVTAALIGGGTASWLALTLLLRVPTSHRTRSADRVP
- a CDS encoding DUF7059 domain-containing protein, translated to MSTDSPTGPPRMLPEQIDALRADLAAASYLSATIEQLLGPVAADALQRANPVPADRVLAARDEPAALLLRLFTLGAVVPRAQVEAALPALGLDGAMRLGLVELAPTTDADGAVRALLELAPYSASDDAGQIDWWIASDLSELATGRPLGPEHVLGVGGASLTLARITPRAHVARVLDLGCGGGIQALHASRHAEHVVATDLSERALAVAAFNAALNGIEIELRQGSLLDPVAGEDFDLIVSNPPFVITPRDPAAEATTWTYRDGRRAGDTLLAELVRALPAHLSPGGSAVMLGNWEITDPAEWDAHPRAWLQDAAAEGVDAWVLQREQEDPAQYAETWVRDGGITTRDPDWAPLVGAWLDDFDRRGVEQLGFGYLLLRRPVAAAPRPGVLRTEQAPGTGSGTLAEHLAASLRAMGTLATLDDAALAAARPVRAADVVERRHLTPGQWDPMLIELVQGAGFARSVRVDQQLAATVGALDGTLTLAQVVGAVCALTEAEEETLERVLAAVRELIRTGMVTL